In Bacteroides coprosuis DSM 18011, the following are encoded in one genomic region:
- a CDS encoding helix-turn-helix domain protein (InterPro IPR001387~KEGG: cpi:Cpin_2058 transcriptional regulator, XRE family~PFAM: Helix-turn-helix type 3~SMART: Helix-turn-helix type 3~SPTR: Transcriptional regulator, XRE family;~IMG reference gene:2504107649~PFAM: Helix-turn-helix) translates to MTLLPRVKRIFDQLGENIKLARLRRRYTMEQVADRAGITRATLQKVESGNPSTSLETYVKVLFVLGLEKDLLKIAKDDELGRKLIDKELMK, encoded by the coding sequence ATGACTTTATTGCCAAGAGTAAAAAGAATCTTTGATCAGTTGGGTGAAAACATCAAACTAGCCCGATTACGTCGTCGGTATACCATGGAACAAGTGGCAGATCGTGCAGGAATAACTCGTGCTACTCTTCAGAAAGTAGAGTCGGGCAACCCCTCAACCTCATTAGAAACTTATGTCAAAGTGTTATTTGTCCTTGGTTTGGAGAAAGATTTACTCAAAATAGCTAAAGACGATGAACTAGGTAGAAAACTAATAGACAAAGAGTTGATGAAATAA
- a CDS encoding hypothetical protein (KEGG: pyo:PY03420 hypothetical protein~SPTR: Putative uncharacterized protein;~IMG reference gene:2504107650), with the protein MKKYRTTFHSMPLKVFLCLLSLTFMASLCHDFNDGQTVDEYIRETYTLQEDYFLMNNHYPEYQSLGTIFQPQQWRMVNTDEVDLLYGFYQGKLWLKIYEKESNLLLADFTTQEKVYQVAKSDSDSDSDLPHIINRIDLDNVYWNDEWLVFTLKNEYPSAKSHKLTDTQIKLYQVSLESGSYYTKVLTESQPTETSASYIEGLTIWDNGVLVQLSNARMDEEYPMHRLLYINSQGEIEMNEPISLIRSMNSHRYILPISREEMLVWEMAYFPYNKEYNPLCNYRYSKLYRFHLKQKELVWIVDNSSYSNTYFYYGIRAYHGYIQGNQGIYQYQLINPYSDTQGSRRLIVDLETGESYLKSNSQ; encoded by the coding sequence ATGAAAAAATACCGTACAACTTTTCACTCCATGCCCTTAAAGGTATTTTTGTGTTTGCTATCACTCACTTTTATGGCTAGTCTATGTCACGATTTCAACGATGGGCAGACGGTTGATGAGTACATTCGGGAAACTTATACTCTTCAAGAGGACTATTTTTTAATGAACAATCATTATCCTGAATATCAATCTCTTGGAACTATCTTTCAGCCTCAACAGTGGAGAATGGTTAATACGGATGAAGTGGATCTGCTTTATGGTTTTTATCAAGGTAAGTTGTGGCTAAAAATCTATGAGAAAGAGAGTAATCTGCTGTTAGCCGATTTCACAACGCAAGAAAAGGTGTATCAAGTAGCAAAGAGTGATTCTGATTCAGATTCAGATCTGCCACACATCATAAATCGGATTGACCTCGATAACGTTTATTGGAATGATGAGTGGCTCGTATTTACGCTCAAGAATGAATATCCAAGTGCAAAGAGTCATAAACTAACAGATACTCAAATCAAACTATATCAAGTGAGTTTAGAAAGTGGAAGTTACTACACAAAGGTACTGACGGAGAGCCAACCCACAGAAACTTCGGCATCGTATATTGAGGGGCTGACCATCTGGGACAATGGTGTGTTGGTACAGCTTTCAAATGCTCGTATGGATGAGGAGTACCCTATGCATCGCTTACTCTACATCAATAGTCAAGGAGAAATAGAGATGAATGAACCCATCAGTTTGATAAGGTCTATGAATAGCCACCGCTACATATTACCTATCAGTAGAGAGGAAATGCTTGTGTGGGAGATGGCTTATTTTCCATATAATAAGGAATACAACCCTCTATGCAACTATAGATATTCTAAGTTATACCGTTTTCATTTAAAGCAAAAGGAATTGGTATGGATAGTAGATAACAGCTCCTATTCTAACACCTACTTTTATTATGGTATTCGGGCATACCATGGGTATATTCAGGGTAACCAAGGCATCTATCAATATCAACTCATCAATCCCTATTCTGATACACAGGGTTCAAGAAGGTTAATTGTAGATTTGGAGACTGGAGAGTCTTATCTAAAATCAAATTCTCAATAG